One segment of Clostridium ljungdahlii DSM 13528 DNA contains the following:
- a CDS encoding DUF2325 domain-containing protein — translation MSILVVGGDRLGNIEDKLREKGFNEIGHVTGRKKGDRKIKIHENTDLVLVLIDYIGHNMANIIKERSRRNNVEVMFCKRSWPSIRKNIEKYTTRIVNQ, via the coding sequence ATGAGTATTTTAGTAGTAGGGGGAGACCGACTTGGGAATATAGAAGATAAATTGAGAGAAAAGGGATTTAATGAAATTGGCCATGTTACAGGAAGAAAAAAAGGTGATAGAAAAATAAAAATTCACGAAAATACAGATTTGGTATTGGTGCTTATAGATTATATAGGACATAATATGGCTAATATAATAAAGGAAAGATCCAGAAGAAATAATGTAGAAGTAATGTTTTGCAAACGTTCCTGGCCAAGTATAAGAAAGAATATAGAAAAGTATACTACAAGAATAGTAAACCAATGA